In Trueperella pecoris, the DNA window CTCGCCCGCGTGCTTTTTTCTGACGCCGAAACACTGCTACTCGACGAACCGACGAATCATCTCGATCACGACTCGATCGTGTGGCTACGCGACTGGCTCAAGACCTATAACGGCGGGTACGTGATCGTCTCCCATCACGTCGAGCTTCTGCGCGAGACGGTCAATACCGTGTGGTACTTGGACGCCAACCGCTCCACCTTGGACGTGTACGCCACGGATTGGGACCATTACGTGACGCAACGCGAGATGGATGAGAAACGACGCCGTCGCGAACGGCTGAATGCCGAGAAGAAGGCTGCCGCCCTCAAGGCTCAGGCAGACAAGATGCGCTACAAGGCGACGAAGGCCGTGGCCGCACAGAATATGGAAAAGCGTGCCGAGCGTATGCTCGAGGGGCTCGAAGCCGAGCGGGCTGCCGATAAGGTGGCAAACCTTCGCTTTCCGACTCCCGTGGCGTGCGGAAAGACGCCGATCCGGGCTGAGGGTCTGACGAAGATATACGGTTCGCTTGAGGTCTTCGCAGGCGTTGACCTTGCCATCGATCGAGGCTCGCGCGTGGTAATTCTTGGCCTCAACGGAGCCGGAAAGACCACGCTGCTTCGCCTGCTTGCCGGGGTGGAGCACCCGGATGCGGGCGAGGTTATTGAGGGCCATGGCCTCAAGCTCGGCTACTACGCCCAGGAGCATGAATTCATCGACATGGATTCGAGCGTGTATGAGAACATGCGCCGGGCGGCTCCCGAGGAGTTCAACGAGACGGACGTGCGTTCCGTGCTCGGTTCTTTTCTCTTTTCGGGAGAGGACGCGGACAAGCCGGCCGCTGTTCTCTCAGGCGGCGAAAAGACGAGGCTCGCCCTAGCGACCATCGTCGCGTCGGGCGCCAACGTGTTGCTCCTCGACGAGCCGACGAACAACCTTGATCCCGCCTCTCGGGAGAAGATTCTCGAGGCCCTGCACAAGTACGAGGGCGCCGTCATTCTCGTGACCCACGATGAGGGAGCCGTGAGTGCTCTCAATCCCGACCGGGTGCTCCTGCTACCCGACGGGGACGAGGATCTGTGGTCTGACGACTATATCGACCTCATCTCGCTGGCATAGGCTGGGACCATGAAGACGCTCATCATCATGCGCCACGCGAAGGCCTGCTACGGTCCCACCGACCACGCCCGCCCGCTCACCGACCACGGCCGTAGACAAGCCAGGTTCGTCGGGGGAGAGCTGAGCCGAATCGCCGGCGTCATCGACCACGTCCTCGTCTCCGATGCCACTCGCACGCGGCAGACGCTCGAAGCGCTCACTTCCGGCGGGCTGCGGGTCAAGGAGCGTTCGATCGAGCCGAGCCTGTACAGCGCCGGCGGGGACGACGTCGTCGACCTGCTGCGAGTCGTCGCCAACGAATCGGTGGTGATGGTGCTCGGGCACGAACCGACGATGTCAGACGTTGCCTATGAGCTGTGGAACGGGGTGGGCGACGCTGGCTTCTCGTCCTTCCCGACAGCGGGCGCCGCGATCTTCACCTTCGACGGGGAATGGGCGGACCTGGCGCCGAGATCCCTGACACTGACGCGCTTCATCCGCCCACCCAGGCAGGCAAGGTCTGAAGGGAATCGAGGCTAGTCGGCGGACTGACGCCCGTTCGGAGCCACGCTTTCGGCATATGCGGCGCGCTTGGCACGGTTGAACTCGGCTCGCCTGCGCGCCCACTCTTGCCGAAGTTCGGGATCCTCCATCACCAGCTTGACGGTCTGGCAATCCTCGGGTCCGGTCACATAGAGCTGGCACAGGGTGCAAGGCTCGCCGAAGCGTAACGGACACATGGGGGTTTTAGCCATGAATGTCCCACCCCACGAGTGCCGCGATCGCGTCAAGGCGGGCGAAGTTAATGGCGCAGTCCGCATTCTCGCGCACGACGTCCTTGCCCTGGAAGGCCACGCCTAGGCCCGCACGGGCCATCATGGGCAGATCATTGGCACCGTCGCCAGCACACAAAACCATCTGGGGGGCCAGGCCCCATTCGCGCTCCCAACGCTCAATAGCCTCGACCTTGGCCGCGCTATCAATCACGGGGCCGCGCGTGCGGCCGGTGAGGGTGTGGTCGTGAACTTCGAGGCCGTTGGCAACGAATCGATCAACTCCCGCGCTGTCTGCAAGCGGGCCGACGACCTCGGAAAATCCGCCGGAGACTAAGCCGAACTTCCCGCCATGTGCGTGGACGGCGTCGAGAAGGCGGGTGGCGCCCTCGGTGAGTTGGACGTCCCGCAACACATCCGCAAAGACGGACGCGGGCACGCCAGCGAGCTTAGCCACACGATGCGCGAGAGATTCTGCGAAGTCGAGTTCGCCTCGCATGGCAGCCGTGGTGACCTCACGCACCTCGTCCTCGACGCCGGCGTGAGCAGCCAGCATCTCGATGACCTCGGTGGTGATGAACGTCGAGTCGACGTCGGTGACGATCGCCGCCGGACCTTCGTGGGCCATCGGGCCCGTGATGAACGCAGAGTCGATGGCGAGGGCCATGGCCGGTCCGCGCACCTCGTCGGCGAACTCGGCAAGAGACATCTTGCGTGGTCCAAGCTCGCTGATCGGAGCCTTGAAAAGCCACGTGTGGGCGTGAAGCCCGACGGCGGCGACGGGCCGATCGCGCACGTCAGCGTCTACGTCGAGAATCGTCTGGCGGACGTGATGACACAACGCGGTGGGAATCGGGTGAGGCGCCACGAGCGAGAAACGAACCAACATGATTCAAGACTAGCCGCGTTGTCAGACATTTGAACCCGGTGTTACTGTCAGCGAACACGCGGGTGGGGTAGCCCCACGGACTACCCCACCCATCGCGCAAGCGCGTATTTAATGCAGCGTTACGCGGGCGCCCTTAGGTACCACCACGATTCCGCCCTCGGAGACGTGGAAGCCGCGTGCACGATCGTGTTCGTGATCGATGCCGATCTGGGCGCCTTCCTCGACAACCACATATTTGTCCAGAATTGCCCCGACGACCGTGGCGTTACGGCCGACGTTAACGCCGTCGAACAACACCGAGTCACGCACCGACGACCACGAGTTCACTCGCACGTGCGGGGAGAGGACCGAACCTAGGACCTCGCCGCCGGAAATGATGACACCGGGGGAGATGATCGAATCCAGCGCATGCCCGAGGCGTTCGCGGTGGCCATAGACGAACTTTGCCGGCGGCAGGCCCGTGTAGCCGGTGTACAGCGGCCACTTGTCGTTGTACAGGTTGAAGATCGGGTTGATGGAGATCAGGTCCATGTTCGCCTCGTGGAACATGTCGATCGTGCCGACGTCTCGCCAGTAGTTACGATCGCGATCCGTCGATCCGGGAACGTTGTTGAACGTGAAATCGTAGACGCCGCAGTCTCCGTTAGCCACAAACTTCGGCACCAGATTCCCGCCCATGTCGTGGCTGGACTCGAGGTTCTCCGCATCCTCGTGGAGAGCCTGATACAGCGCATCAGCCGTGACCACATAATTGCCCATCGAGGCAAGGATCTCGTGCGGAGAATCCGGCAATCCGCTGACCTTGGCCGGCTTTTCAAGGAACTGACGGACTTTGCGCTGGTCGTTTGGATCGGTGTCGATGACGCCGAAGGACGTGGAAAGCTCGATGGGCTGGCGAATGCCAGAAATGGTCATACCGACGCCGGTGTCGATATGCTGCTGGACCATCTGTGAAAAGTCCATGCGGTAAATGTTGTCCGCACCCGTGATGAGCACGTAGTCAGGGCGTTCGTCGTCCAGAATGTTGAGCGACTGGAAAATGGCGTCAGCCGAACCCGAGAACCACTCCTTCGAGACGCGCTGCTGCGCAGGCACCGGGGATACGTAGTTACCGAGCAGTGAAGACATTCTCCACGTCTTCGAAATGTGGCGATCGAGCGAATGGGACTTGTACTGTGTGAGCACAACGATCTTCAGATAGCCCGAATTAACGAT includes these proteins:
- a CDS encoding DUF6767 domain-containing protein translates to MAKTPMCPLRFGEPCTLCQLYVTGPEDCQTVKLVMEDPELRQEWARRRAEFNRAKRAAYAESVAPNGRQSAD
- a CDS encoding SixA phosphatase family protein yields the protein MKTLIIMRHAKACYGPTDHARPLTDHGRRQARFVGGELSRIAGVIDHVLVSDATRTRQTLEALTSGGLRVKERSIEPSLYSAGGDDVVDLLRVVANESVVMVLGHEPTMSDVAYELWNGVGDAGFSSFPTAGAAIFTFDGEWADLAPRSLTLTRFIRPPRQARSEGNRG
- the glgC gene encoding glucose-1-phosphate adenylyltransferase — its product is MRSNPRVLAIVLAGGEGKRLMPLTQDRAKPAVPFGGTYRLIDFALSNIVNSGYLKIVVLTQYKSHSLDRHISKTWRMSSLLGNYVSPVPAQQRVSKEWFSGSADAIFQSLNILDDERPDYVLITGADNIYRMDFSQMVQQHIDTGVGMTISGIRQPIELSTSFGVIDTDPNDQRKVRQFLEKPAKVSGLPDSPHEILASMGNYVVTADALYQALHEDAENLESSHDMGGNLVPKFVANGDCGVYDFTFNNVPGSTDRDRNYWRDVGTIDMFHEANMDLISINPIFNLYNDKWPLYTGYTGLPPAKFVYGHRERLGHALDSIISPGVIISGGEVLGSVLSPHVRVNSWSSVRDSVLFDGVNVGRNATVVGAILDKYVVVEEGAQIGIDHEHDRARGFHVSEGGIVVVPKGARVTLH
- the serB gene encoding phosphoserine phosphatase SerB, with protein sequence MLVRFSLVAPHPIPTALCHHVRQTILDVDADVRDRPVAAVGLHAHTWLFKAPISELGPRKMSLAEFADEVRGPAMALAIDSAFITGPMAHEGPAAIVTDVDSTFITTEVIEMLAAHAGVEDEVREVTTAAMRGELDFAESLAHRVAKLAGVPASVFADVLRDVQLTEGATRLLDAVHAHGGKFGLVSGGFSEVVGPLADSAGVDRFVANGLEVHDHTLTGRTRGPVIDSAAKVEAIERWEREWGLAPQMVLCAGDGANDLPMMARAGLGVAFQGKDVVRENADCAINFARLDAIAALVGWDIHG
- a CDS encoding ABC-F family ATP-binding cassette domain-containing protein — its product is MIQGQDLHMRIGQRVLLNEVTLNVDKGKRIGLVGRNGAGKTTLLRLLAGEAANSDVVERSGSIYRRGTIGYLPQDTRVGDLSQIARERILSARGIESMLRRIKRAEHEMSTLSGPKQQKAMERYVRLDAEFTAAGGWAANSEAARITAALGLPERVLDQALETLSGGQRRRVELARVLFSDAETLLLDEPTNHLDHDSIVWLRDWLKTYNGGYVIVSHHVELLRETVNTVWYLDANRSTLDVYATDWDHYVTQREMDEKRRRRERLNAEKKAAALKAQADKMRYKATKAVAAQNMEKRAERMLEGLEAERAADKVANLRFPTPVACGKTPIRAEGLTKIYGSLEVFAGVDLAIDRGSRVVILGLNGAGKTTLLRLLAGVEHPDAGEVIEGHGLKLGYYAQEHEFIDMDSSVYENMRRAAPEEFNETDVRSVLGSFLFSGEDADKPAAVLSGGEKTRLALATIVASGANVLLLDEPTNNLDPASREKILEALHKYEGAVILVTHDEGAVSALNPDRVLLLPDGDEDLWSDDYIDLISLA